The proteins below are encoded in one region of Planctopirus limnophila DSM 3776:
- a CDS encoding BON domain-containing protein: protein MISTLHSSGKSLDRHIATLHVAREIDKRLHRSPYKELQKLNVTCEDRVARITGFVSSYFTKLIAAEEIQMVTPDGWRVYNHVVVRSQSEETRS, encoded by the coding sequence ATGATCAGCACTCTCCACAGTTCGGGAAAATCTCTTGACCGTCATATCGCGACGCTGCATGTGGCCCGGGAGATCGATAAGAGGCTGCATCGATCCCCTTACAAGGAGTTGCAAAAACTCAACGTAACCTGCGAAGATCGCGTGGCCCGCATAACCGGCTTCGTCAGTTCGTACTTTACGAAACTTATCGCTGCGGAAGAGATTCAAATGGTGACACCAGATGGTTGGCGCGTGTACAACCATGTAGTTGTTCGCTCACAGTCTGAAGAGACAAGGTCATAA
- a CDS encoding DUF1328 domain-containing protein yields the protein MLHWALTFFILAIIAGLLGFSQIVGTATWIAQALFVVFLILAVISLLTGRKPVM from the coding sequence ATGCTTCACTGGGCGCTGACATTCTTCATTCTTGCGATCATTGCCGGGCTTCTGGGCTTCAGTCAGATTGTCGGTACTGCGACATGGATTGCTCAGGCTCTGTTTGTGGTTTTTCTGATCCTGGCAGTGATCTCGCTCCTCACGGGACGTAAGCCCGTGATGTGA
- a CDS encoding GlsB/YeaQ/YmgE family stress response membrane protein encodes MFENLIDLFLWIGFGLVVGLIARFFVPGRQRLGLFLTIGLGIAGSFAGGLLNSVISGVAPLCSLPGGSCRLLVP; translated from the coding sequence ATGTTCGAAAACCTTATCGACTTGTTCCTGTGGATTGGCTTTGGACTGGTGGTCGGGCTGATTGCCCGCTTCTTTGTGCCGGGAAGGCAAAGACTGGGGTTATTTTTGACCATCGGGCTGGGGATTGCCGGTTCATTTGCCGGTGGGCTGCTGAACTCGGTAATTTCGGGAGTGGCCCCGCTTTGCAGCCTTCCAGGTGGATCATGTCGATTATTGGTGCCGTGA
- a CDS encoding phospho-sugar mutase has protein sequence MERSARIRELCQSALDSGALSESARLRIEKWLADDQYAEYQPAIEEDLARQHWPQLEAAFGTILPFGTGGRRGVMSPYGTATINGRTIAESAYGLASYLREVLSQRGEAQPPVVVIACDSRHRSLEFARLSAEVCASAGCRVKLFKEPRATPELSFAVRYLQADAGIVISASHNPPADNGFKAYWSNGGQIVPPHDRQILERIAKIQSLPPRTEQVGASALIDFLGSDLDDAYLEALAQQSILRLSDEDRAAIRILYTPLHGVGNSSAGEVLRREGFSGTKLFELQSALDGGFPFVKDHLPNPERDAVFQDAIEFANQSQAQGQGFDLIMATDPDADRLRVAVRDLSSSQKVKPWVLLSGNQLGALLVDFALSYRDWPQDAYVVQTMVTSPLISRIAKSKGVRVIDKLPVGFKYIGETIDAEGPAGFVFGAEESLGYLAGNYARDKDAALATLWTAELAAMLKARGETLLDRLRQIYKSHGLDVESLWPIRQFADSAQPQEATPSAAHQVVEQIRLRMQQLRLNPPVSRAVCHLDDDVSWQQMDDLLERKTWEAQATSVTSTGDARPLVEPYPVADMCWLFGHTIEGAEVALALRPSGTEPLLKVYLFSRLAPELWEGEDPLERREVEARRHARLVEKFLAEHFQPPAVPMTRGDVQGSR, from the coding sequence GTGGAACGATCTGCCCGTATTCGCGAACTTTGTCAGAGTGCCTTGGATTCGGGGGCACTCTCGGAATCGGCACGGTTGCGAATCGAAAAATGGCTGGCAGACGACCAGTATGCGGAGTACCAGCCGGCCATCGAAGAGGATCTTGCAAGGCAACACTGGCCCCAACTCGAGGCGGCTTTTGGGACAATTCTTCCCTTTGGCACAGGTGGCCGACGAGGAGTGATGAGTCCTTATGGGACAGCCACCATCAATGGCCGCACGATTGCCGAATCGGCCTATGGACTGGCGAGTTATCTGCGGGAAGTTCTCTCCCAGCGTGGCGAAGCTCAGCCACCGGTGGTGGTCATTGCCTGTGATTCGCGGCATCGGTCGCTGGAGTTTGCCCGGTTATCTGCCGAAGTCTGTGCGAGTGCTGGTTGCCGGGTGAAACTCTTCAAAGAACCACGCGCGACTCCCGAACTTTCCTTTGCCGTGAGATATCTCCAGGCGGATGCCGGGATTGTCATTTCGGCTTCGCATAATCCGCCCGCGGATAATGGATTCAAGGCGTACTGGTCGAATGGCGGGCAGATTGTGCCGCCCCATGATCGGCAGATTCTCGAGCGCATTGCAAAGATCCAGTCGTTACCTCCTCGTACGGAACAGGTGGGAGCATCAGCACTCATCGACTTCCTGGGGAGTGATCTCGACGATGCGTACCTCGAAGCTTTGGCCCAGCAATCGATTCTTCGCCTGAGTGATGAGGATCGCGCAGCCATCAGGATTCTCTACACGCCGCTGCATGGAGTGGGGAACAGTTCGGCTGGTGAAGTTTTACGCCGGGAAGGGTTTTCGGGGACGAAGCTGTTCGAATTGCAAAGCGCGCTGGATGGTGGCTTTCCCTTCGTGAAGGATCATCTTCCCAATCCTGAGCGGGATGCCGTGTTTCAGGATGCCATCGAGTTTGCGAATCAAAGCCAAGCCCAGGGGCAGGGTTTTGATCTGATCATGGCGACCGATCCAGACGCCGATCGCTTGCGGGTGGCTGTGCGCGATCTTTCCAGCAGCCAGAAAGTAAAACCCTGGGTACTCCTATCGGGGAATCAGTTGGGCGCATTGCTGGTTGATTTTGCGTTGTCATATCGCGACTGGCCCCAGGATGCGTATGTTGTGCAGACGATGGTGACGTCTCCGTTGATCAGCCGGATTGCGAAATCGAAGGGAGTGCGAGTGATCGATAAACTCCCGGTCGGTTTCAAATACATTGGCGAAACGATTGATGCCGAAGGCCCGGCGGGATTCGTTTTTGGAGCCGAGGAATCGCTGGGGTATCTGGCAGGGAATTATGCTCGCGATAAAGACGCAGCTTTAGCAACGTTATGGACTGCCGAACTGGCGGCGATGTTGAAAGCCCGGGGCGAAACCTTGCTGGACCGCTTGCGGCAGATCTACAAAAGTCATGGGCTCGATGTGGAATCGCTCTGGCCGATTCGCCAGTTTGCAGATAGCGCACAACCTCAAGAGGCCACTCCGTCAGCGGCTCATCAGGTGGTGGAGCAGATCCGCCTGCGCATGCAGCAGTTAAGACTCAATCCACCAGTGAGTCGAGCAGTCTGTCATCTCGACGATGATGTTTCGTGGCAACAAATGGATGATCTGCTGGAACGCAAGACCTGGGAAGCACAGGCCACTTCCGTCACATCGACTGGTGATGCTCGACCACTGGTGGAGCCTTATCCGGTGGCTGATATGTGCTGGCTGTTTGGCCATACGATCGAGGGTGCCGAAGTCGCACTGGCTTTGCGACCATCGGGGACGGAACCTTTGTTGAAGGTTTATCTCTTCAGCCGGTTGGCCCCGGAGTTATGGGAGGGAGAAGATCCCCTGGAGCGGCGTGAGGTGGAGGCCAGGCGACATGCACGGCTGGTGGAAAAGTTTCTGGCGGAACATTTTCAACCACCAGCCGTACCGATGACCCGTGGTGATGTTCAGGGCTCTCGATGA
- a CDS encoding glycosyltransferase, whose amino-acid sequence MSDESPQVAFADSKKSQQVRRRVLFALVSFHPGGAERQTIELIRHLDRRLFEPLIVVLDGTGPLRSSVPEDVQVMELAPIVQNHRLSRWLGKLPGCGRLSRWLAYSRLLMDEKIDIVYQRVYNLTLDLSWPTWWRRIPRVSVCVGDQQAEIERYAKIHPWVSWHFARWAYRTAAVIAANSNELKDQVARQLRLPAEELVVLVNGIDIEQISELSRQVIPLPEIAFASTAGHAEPLKILTVGRIDEAKGYLDLAQALIEVARRHPSKHLIWSIVGTGPLQERLQQLAKEFPQNLTLSCWGSLSNPFPCYRWADLFVLPSHSEGSPNVLLEAMALGCPVISTNCPCGPQEILAGGEYGRLVEPQAPAQLAQAIEEFLNDPAPARALSIRAQEHVATKYSIQTATRRLEAILWKLTGDQQA is encoded by the coding sequence ATGAGCGACGAATCTCCCCAGGTTGCATTCGCCGATTCGAAAAAGTCCCAGCAGGTTCGCCGGCGAGTGCTGTTTGCACTGGTGTCGTTTCATCCCGGTGGAGCTGAGCGGCAGACGATTGAACTGATCCGTCATCTGGATCGAAGGCTGTTCGAGCCACTGATTGTCGTGCTCGATGGCACAGGGCCGCTGCGTTCTTCTGTACCGGAGGATGTGCAGGTGATGGAACTGGCCCCCATCGTGCAGAACCATCGCCTCAGCCGCTGGCTGGGAAAACTGCCGGGTTGCGGCCGGTTATCCCGCTGGCTGGCTTACAGCAGACTGCTGATGGATGAAAAGATCGATATCGTTTATCAGCGAGTCTATAACCTGACACTGGATCTTTCGTGGCCGACGTGGTGGAGGCGGATTCCGCGAGTTTCGGTCTGTGTGGGGGATCAACAGGCAGAAATTGAACGCTATGCGAAAATCCATCCGTGGGTGTCGTGGCATTTTGCCAGATGGGCTTATCGCACGGCGGCTGTCATCGCTGCCAATTCGAATGAACTGAAAGACCAGGTTGCCCGTCAATTGCGCCTGCCCGCCGAAGAGCTGGTGGTGCTCGTCAATGGGATTGATATTGAGCAGATCTCGGAACTCTCCCGGCAGGTTATCCCCTTACCCGAGATTGCTTTTGCCTCGACGGCGGGTCATGCAGAACCACTCAAGATCCTGACTGTGGGGCGTATTGACGAAGCCAAGGGATATCTGGATCTCGCTCAGGCACTCATCGAAGTGGCCAGACGACATCCATCGAAGCATTTGATCTGGTCGATCGTTGGGACAGGCCCGCTGCAGGAACGACTGCAACAATTGGCGAAGGAGTTTCCTCAGAATTTGACACTTTCCTGTTGGGGGTCACTGTCGAATCCTTTCCCCTGTTACCGCTGGGCCGATCTGTTTGTGTTGCCTTCGCATAGCGAAGGTTCACCCAATGTGTTGCTGGAAGCCATGGCACTTGGCTGCCCGGTGATCAGCACCAACTGCCCATGTGGCCCGCAAGAGATTCTGGCAGGTGGTGAATACGGCCGCCTCGTTGAGCCTCAGGCACCAGCTCAACTGGCCCAGGCGATAGAAGAGTTTCTTAACGACCCGGCACCTGCGCGAGCGCTTTCGATTCGAGCCCAGGAACACGTGGCCACAAAGTATTCGATTCAAACGGCCACCCGCCGGTTGGAGGCGATCTTATGGAAACTGACTGGTGATCAACAGGCTTGA
- a CDS encoding ZIP family metal transporter, giving the protein MSLWFGLSSLGWQGNSLAVAGSGISAVLIIWCVLVACSSLLGGWLPSLMRITHQRLQRIISAVGGFIVGVALFHQVPHAIHALGDGGVKNPVDLTMLWVVIGLVAMFVMLRVFHFHSHSHGEDDAGHAHDHGHSHDHSHNHDHGHNHDHAHDHAHCQSHSHSHDPHVTSAANAPDSQYADQNLLPIVSSAVVADTLLPVLDPSSSSATQAPVPPAAHDLSWVAMTFGLVIHTLVDGMALAAAVKTDQLHLPAGSLFGLGTFLAIALHKPLDSLSITSLMLAAGSPARWRTLVNFGYALMCPAGALLFVLGVEQLQGQQALIVGCALAFSAGSFLCIALADLLPEVQFHSHDRWQLTSLLIAGTIAAWGIGFLEPAHSHGNHDSHDHTGHDHTGHDHAHGSGEVQQLRLKVK; this is encoded by the coding sequence ATGTCGCTGTGGTTTGGCTTGAGCAGTCTGGGGTGGCAGGGAAACTCTCTGGCCGTGGCAGGGAGCGGTATTTCTGCAGTCCTCATCATCTGGTGTGTGCTGGTCGCCTGCAGTTCACTTCTGGGTGGCTGGCTTCCATCGCTGATGCGAATCACCCACCAGCGCCTGCAACGCATCATCAGTGCTGTCGGTGGTTTCATTGTCGGCGTGGCTTTGTTCCATCAGGTGCCCCATGCCATTCATGCTCTGGGCGATGGCGGGGTCAAAAACCCTGTTGATCTGACGATGCTCTGGGTCGTCATTGGCCTGGTGGCCATGTTCGTCATGCTGCGAGTTTTCCACTTCCACTCGCATTCACATGGGGAAGACGACGCAGGACATGCACACGACCATGGTCATTCTCATGATCACTCTCACAATCACGACCATGGGCACAATCACGACCATGCTCATGATCATGCCCACTGCCAGTCTCACTCCCACAGCCACGATCCTCACGTGACATCGGCTGCAAACGCTCCCGACTCTCAGTACGCTGACCAAAACCTCCTGCCGATCGTCTCGTCAGCCGTCGTGGCGGATACGTTACTTCCAGTGCTGGATCCATCCTCCAGTTCGGCAACTCAGGCTCCTGTTCCTCCGGCGGCGCACGATCTCAGTTGGGTCGCCATGACATTCGGCCTGGTCATTCACACGCTCGTCGATGGCATGGCTCTCGCTGCTGCTGTCAAAACGGATCAGTTGCATCTTCCGGCAGGTTCTCTCTTTGGGTTGGGAACCTTTCTCGCCATTGCTCTGCATAAACCTCTCGATTCCCTCTCGATCACTTCGCTCATGCTGGCCGCTGGCAGCCCCGCCAGGTGGCGAACTCTGGTCAACTTCGGTTACGCACTCATGTGTCCAGCCGGTGCCCTCTTGTTCGTACTCGGAGTGGAACAGCTTCAAGGCCAGCAGGCTTTGATCGTCGGTTGTGCCCTGGCGTTTTCTGCGGGCTCATTCCTGTGCATTGCCCTGGCCGATCTTCTCCCTGAAGTGCAGTTTCACTCCCATGATCGCTGGCAACTGACATCTCTACTCATCGCAGGCACCATTGCCGCCTGGGGGATCGGCTTCCTTGAACCGGCTCACTCCCACGGCAATCACGACAGCCACGATCACACGGGCCATGATCACACGGGCCATGATCATGCTCACGGCTCTGGCGAAGTTCAGCAGCTCAGGCTGAAGGTCAAGTAA
- a CDS encoding SpoIIAA family protein, producing MVNAVELVGSGNLLIVRVTGKLDAAAYEQFVPMVEKMVAEHGKLRLLFEMHDFHGWTMGALWQDIKFDFKHGKDIEKLAIVGESKWEEGMAAFCKPFTGASIKYFDISKLEEAKAWIVA from the coding sequence ATGGTCAATGCCGTCGAACTGGTTGGGTCTGGCAATCTGCTGATTGTACGCGTGACAGGTAAACTCGATGCCGCCGCCTATGAGCAGTTCGTTCCAATGGTCGAAAAGATGGTCGCGGAGCACGGCAAACTGCGACTGCTCTTCGAAATGCACGACTTCCATGGCTGGACCATGGGCGCCTTGTGGCAAGACATCAAGTTTGATTTCAAGCACGGCAAAGACATCGAAAAGCTCGCCATTGTCGGCGAAAGCAAATGGGAAGAAGGAATGGCCGCCTTCTGCAAACCATTCACAGGAGCTTCAATCAAGTACTTTGATATCTCCAAGCTGGAAGAAGCCAAAGCCTGGATTGTGGCCTGA
- a CDS encoding ABC transporter ATP-binding protein, with protein MKYAARLIDIHKTYQLGEHLVRALRGVSVDFPEGDYVAIMGSSGSGKSTMLNLLGALDRPTDGHYILAGHDVSELDDDQLSEIRNKLIGFIFQSYNLIPQYTVLENIQVPLHYRTHQRTISSSDMNRCLDLAGRVGLAERLDHRPFQLSGGQQQRVAIARALINDPEIILADEPTGNLDSTTEQEIMQLLGELNAEGRTIIMVTHENSVARKAKQQIIMKDGLIAGFGLFSDDTHSK; from the coding sequence ATGAAGTATGCCGCCCGATTAATTGACATTCACAAGACTTACCAACTGGGCGAGCACCTGGTGCGGGCCTTGCGCGGTGTCTCTGTCGATTTTCCCGAAGGCGATTACGTGGCCATCATGGGTTCCTCCGGAAGCGGCAAAAGCACCATGCTCAACCTGCTGGGGGCTCTTGACCGCCCTACCGATGGACATTACATCCTCGCAGGTCACGATGTCAGCGAACTCGATGACGATCAGCTCTCTGAAATTCGTAACAAGCTGATTGGCTTTATTTTTCAGTCGTACAATCTGATCCCGCAATACACGGTGCTCGAAAACATTCAGGTGCCTCTGCACTACCGCACCCATCAGCGCACTATCAGTTCGTCCGATATGAATCGTTGTCTGGATCTGGCGGGACGTGTGGGATTAGCCGAGCGTCTTGATCATCGACCATTCCAGCTTTCGGGTGGTCAGCAGCAGCGTGTGGCGATTGCTCGCGCACTCATCAACGATCCCGAAATCATCCTCGCCGACGAACCGACAGGAAATCTCGATTCGACAACCGAGCAGGAAATCATGCAGCTTCTGGGCGAACTCAATGCCGAGGGCCGCACGATCATCATGGTGACGCACGAAAACTCCGTCGCACGCAAAGCCAAGCAGCAGATCATTATGAAGGATGGCCTTATCGCCGGCTTTGGCCTCTTCTCGGATGATACTCACAGCAAGTAG
- a CDS encoding efflux RND transporter periplasmic adaptor subunit, whose product MGGALAFPQFGMIKAAPDEAEDGVMTTPVRKGDMQVTVTETGTLDSARNAILTCQVEGSTTIISIVPEGTFVKEGDIVCELDASALVDRETTQKISLTQAEALLSQAQENVEIQKTQNESDVAAAELKLSLALLDLRKFEEGEFLQQVNELSGAVTLARENLSRAEESQAFVKRMAQKGYRSQNDLEAERIAVTKAEIDLKVAEEKLKVLKDFTYVRTLEELQANAKEFEREIQRVKRKSVAALSQKQAELSKCELTFKVEKDKYERIVKQIEACTIRAPQDGQVVWANARDPRRSDAPVIEEGAVVRERQAIINLPDYDAMKVNARIHESRISLIKTGLPVRVRIDAYAGEVFAGVVDTVSSVPLSNSSFSRGDVKEYEASVRLTDAVEKVNKLRPGLSANIEIIVAELSDVLLAPVQAIVTIGRDQYAWVRSGDKYERRTVRIGRTNERQIEIKEGLADGEKVVMNPRTLFAKEVGQLENELAKKEAEQSAEGGPRRPGGPRGMGGERRGPGGPDGADGSSPIIPGRPGIPGERGSREPGAGESGRPQGGRPDASQLDAGRVRPQNEGSAGTRGPADFPVETKPAEAGATSSENRQAPALPLPAATK is encoded by the coding sequence GTGGGTGGCGCCCTCGCGTTCCCACAGTTCGGGATGATCAAAGCCGCCCCTGATGAAGCCGAAGACGGAGTGATGACCACTCCCGTTCGCAAAGGCGATATGCAGGTGACAGTGACGGAAACGGGGACACTCGACAGTGCCCGCAATGCCATCCTCACTTGCCAGGTCGAAGGCTCGACAACAATCATCAGCATTGTCCCCGAAGGCACCTTCGTAAAGGAAGGGGATATCGTCTGCGAACTGGATGCTTCGGCTCTGGTGGATCGCGAAACCACACAAAAGATCAGTCTCACGCAGGCCGAAGCGCTGCTTTCACAAGCCCAGGAAAATGTCGAGATTCAGAAGACTCAGAACGAGAGCGATGTGGCGGCTGCCGAACTGAAGCTCTCGCTGGCACTTCTCGATCTGCGCAAGTTTGAAGAAGGCGAGTTTTTACAACAGGTCAATGAGCTTTCCGGAGCAGTGACTCTGGCGCGAGAAAACCTTTCGCGTGCGGAAGAGTCGCAAGCATTCGTGAAGCGAATGGCCCAGAAAGGCTACCGCAGTCAGAACGATCTCGAAGCCGAACGGATTGCCGTGACAAAAGCCGAGATCGATTTGAAGGTGGCCGAAGAAAAGCTCAAGGTGCTTAAAGATTTCACCTATGTGCGCACGCTCGAAGAATTGCAGGCCAATGCCAAAGAGTTTGAGCGGGAAATTCAACGCGTGAAGCGAAAGTCTGTGGCCGCACTTTCTCAGAAGCAGGCCGAACTTTCGAAGTGCGAACTGACATTCAAGGTCGAGAAGGACAAGTACGAACGTATCGTGAAGCAGATTGAAGCCTGCACGATCCGTGCGCCGCAGGATGGGCAGGTCGTCTGGGCCAATGCCCGTGATCCCCGGCGTTCGGATGCTCCCGTGATCGAAGAAGGGGCTGTGGTTCGTGAACGACAGGCGATTATCAACCTGCCTGATTACGATGCGATGAAGGTCAATGCCCGGATTCACGAAAGCCGTATCAGCCTCATCAAGACAGGTCTGCCCGTACGGGTACGCATCGATGCCTATGCTGGCGAAGTCTTTGCCGGTGTGGTCGATACTGTTTCTTCAGTTCCACTGTCGAACAGTTCGTTCTCTCGTGGCGACGTGAAAGAATACGAAGCCAGCGTGCGACTGACCGATGCCGTCGAAAAGGTGAACAAGCTGAGGCCCGGCCTCTCCGCCAACATCGAGATCATTGTGGCTGAACTGAGCGATGTGCTTCTGGCTCCCGTCCAGGCCATCGTGACGATTGGTCGCGATCAATACGCCTGGGTACGAAGTGGCGATAAGTACGAGCGGCGAACGGTGAGAATTGGTCGCACCAACGAACGTCAGATCGAGATTAAAGAAGGTCTGGCCGATGGCGAGAAAGTGGTCATGAATCCTCGAACCCTCTTCGCCAAAGAAGTGGGTCAGCTCGAGAATGAACTCGCGAAAAAGGAAGCGGAACAATCGGCCGAAGGTGGCCCACGCCGTCCAGGTGGCCCGCGAGGTATGGGTGGTGAACGTCGCGGCCCCGGTGGGCCAGACGGTGCCGATGGTTCCAGCCCAATAATCCCGGGTCGACCTGGCATTCCCGGTGAGCGTGGCAGTCGTGAACCTGGTGCAGGTGAATCTGGCCGACCACAAGGCGGGCGTCCGGATGCTTCCCAGCTCGACGCCGGTCGGGTCCGTCCCCAGAATGAAGGTAGTGCGGGAACACGTGGCCCTGCCGATTTTCCTGTCGAGACAAAACCTGCGGAAGCCGGCGCGACGTCATCAGAAAATCGCCAGGCACCCGCTCTGCCTTTGCCCGCCGCCACGAAGTAA